The Molothrus aeneus isolate 106 chromosome 31, BPBGC_Maene_1.0, whole genome shotgun sequence genome includes a window with the following:
- the LOC136568323 gene encoding methanethiol oxidase-like isoform X2 yields MAGKCGACGPGYPSPLEAMKGPREQLLYLPCIYRNTGIGIPDFLATVDVDPKSPRYCQVIHRLPMPHVGDELHHSGWNACSSCHGDPGKSRRFLILPSLVSSRIYVVDVATDPRAPKLHKVVEAEELARKANAAFPHTSHCLGSGEILISCLGDPDGNGKGTFVLLDGETFEVKGNWEKGGKIPNLGYDFWYQPRHNVLLSTEWGVPKVLAQGFDPKDVERGHYGRHINVWDWQERRLVQELDLGAGSIPLEIRFLHDPSAAQGFVGCALSGDIRRFHRNPEGKWEAEKVIEVPSKKVQGWLLPEMPGLITDILISLDDRFLYFSNWLHGDVRQYDISDPKNPKLVGQVFLGGSISKGGPVTVVEDRELQDQPEPCVIQGKRIPGGPQMLQLSLDGRRLFVTTSLFSAWDRQFYPGLLAEGSVLLQLDVDTARGGLAVNPEFLLDFGKEPGGPCLAHEVRYPGGDCTSDIWL; encoded by the exons ATGG caggaaaatgcGGAGCGTGTGGGCCGGGCTATCCCAGCCCTCTGGAGGCCATGAAAG GGCCCCGGGAGCAGCTGCTGTACCTGCCCTGCATCTACCGGAACACCGGGATCGGCATTCCCGACTTCCTGGCCACCGTGGACgtggatcccaaatcccctcggTACTGCCAG GTGATCCACCGGCTGCCCATGCCGCACGTGGGGGACGAGCTGCACCACTCGGGCTGGAacgcctgcagcagctgccacgGGGACCCCGGCAAATCCCGGCGCTTCCTGATCCTGCCCAGCCTCGTCTCCTCCCGCATCTACGTCGTGGACGTGGCAACCGATCCCAGGGCTCCCAAACTCCACAAG GTGGTGGAAGCCGAGGAGCTGGCGCGGAAGGCGAACGCCGCGTTCCCGCACACTTCCCACTGCCTGGGCTCCGGGGAGATCCTCATCAGCTGCCTGGGGGATCCTGATGGCAACGGAAAAG GCACTTTTGTCCTCCTGGATGGAGAAACCTTCGAAGTGAAAGGAAATtgggagaaaggaggaaaaatcccaaatctggGCTACGACTTCTGGTACCAGCCCCGGCACAACGTCCTGCTCAGCACCGAGTGGGGCGTCCCCAAAGTCCTGGCCCAGGGGTTCGATCCCAAGGATGTGGAGCGAG ggcaCTACGGGCGGCACATCAACGTGTGGGACTGGCAGGAGCGGCGCCTGGTGCAGGAGCTGGACCTGGGCGCGGGCTCCATCCCGCTGGAAATCCGGTTCCTGCACGATCCCAGCGCTGCCCAGGGCTTCgtgggctgtgccctgagcGGGGACATCCGCAGGTTCCACAGGAACCCC gagggaaaatgggaagcGGAGAAGGTGATTgaggtgcccagcaagaaagtCCAAGGATGGCTCCTCCCGGAGATGCCAG GGCTGATCACGGACATCCTGATTTCCCTGGACGACAGATTCCTGTACTTCAGCAACTGGCTGCACGGGGACGTGCGGCAGTACGACATCTccgaccccaaaaaccccaaactggtggggcag GTTTTTCTGGGAGGCAGCATCTCCAAAGGGGGACCTGTGACCGTGGTGGAGGATCGGGAATTGCAGGATCAGCCGGAGCCGTGCGTGATCCAG GGGAAGCGGATCCCGGGGGGGCCGcagatgctgcagctgagcctggaCGGGCGCCGGCTCTTCGTGACCACGTCCCTGTTCAGCGCCTGGGACCGGCAGTTCTACCCCGGCCTGCTCGC ggagggctcggtgctgctgcagctggacgTGGACACGGCGCGGGGAGGCCTGGCCGTCAATCCCGAATTcctgctggattttgggaaggagccGGGCGGGCCCTGCCTGGCGCACGAGGTGCGGTACCCGGGGGGGGACTGCAC CTCCGACATCTGGCTGTGA
- the LOC136568142 gene encoding methanethiol oxidase-like yields MDRCRAPCYEYPSCPDVLKAPREEVAYVTCTYRCTGIEQPDFLATVDLNPRSCHYGQVIHRLPMPNLKDELHCAGWGPACGCFDSGAAAKRTKLVLPCLISSRIYVVDVGSQCRAPRICKMIEPVDVFWKCNKGYLSVTHPLPNGDVLVANMGDAAGHGKGGFVVLDGETFELKGNWENECEAPPTGHDFWYQARHNVLVSSAGMVPRVAGRGFNPDDLKKGVFGRRLNVWNLSCRSLTQCFDLGEDSLPMTVRFLHNPEAAEGYVSCALSGAIFRFYKSCERDNWAVEEVIRIPAKDVSGWIMPKMPAFIADLVISQDDRFLYVCNWLHGDIRQYELSRSCKPRLVGQVFVGGSILRGGPVTVCRDEELKCQPEPLVLKCKRVYGGPATLQLSLDGKRLYVTNSFYSTWDRQFYPSLIKEGSVMLQLDVDTDKGGLSVNKNFLVDFGKEPNGPCLAHEIRFPGGDAKSVTLP; encoded by the exons atgg acaGATGCAGAGCTCCGTGCTACGAGTACCCCTCGTGCCCCGACGTGCTGAAAG CGCCGCGGGAGGAGGTCGCCTACGTGACCTGCACCTACAGGTGCACCGGCATCGAGCAGCCCGATTTCCTGGCCACCGTGGACCTCAACCCGCGCTCCTGCCACTACGGCCAG GTGATCCACCGGCTGCCCATGCCCAACCTCAAGGACGAGCTGCACTGCGCGGGCTGGGGCCCCGCCTGCGGCTGCTTCGACAGCGGCGCCGCGGCCAAAAGGACCAagctggtgctgccctgcctcATCTCCTCCCGCATCTACGTGGTGGATGTGGGCTCCCAGTGCCGCGCGCCGCGGATCTGCAAG ATGATCGAGCCCGTGGATGTGTTCTGGAAGTGCAACAAGGGCTACCTGTCTGTCACCCACCCCCTGCCCAACGGGGACGTCCTGGTCGCCAACATGGGCGACGCCGCTGGCCACGGCAAAG GTGGCTTCGTGGTGTTGGACGGAGAGACCTTCGAGCTGAAGGGCAACTGGGAGAACGAGTGTGAGGCTCCCCCGACCGGCCACGACTTCTGGTACCAGGCCCGGCACAACGTCCTGGTCAGCTCGGCCGGGATGGTGCCCAGAGTGGCCGGGCGTGGCTTCAACCCCGATGACCTCAAGAAAG GGGTCTTCGGCCGCCGCCTGAACGTGTGGAACCTGTCGTGCCGCAGCCTCACGCAGTGCTTCGACCTGGGCGAGGATTCACTGCCGATGACCGTGCGCTTCCTGCACAACCCCGAGGCCGCCGAGGGCTACgtgagctgtgccctgagcgGGGCCATTTTCCGCTTCTACAAATCCTGCGAG AGAGACAACTGGGCCGTGGAGGAGGTGATCCGGATCCCGGCCAAGGACGTGTCGGGCTGGATCATGCCCAAGATGCCGG CCTTCATCGCCGACCTCGTCATCAGCCAGGACGACCGGTTCCTGTACGTGTGCAATTGGCTGCACGGGGACATCCGGCAGTACGAGCTGTCCCGGAGCTGCAAGCCCCGGCTGGtggggcag GTGTTCGTGGGGGGCAGCATCCTGCGAGGGGGCCCCGTGACCGTGTGCAGGGACGAGGAGCTCAAGTGCCAGCCCGAGCCGCTGGTGCTCAAG TGCAAGCGCGTGTACGGCGGCCCCGCCACgctgcagctgagcctggaCGGGAAGCGGCTCTACGTGACCAACTCCTTCTACAGCACCTGGGACCGGCAGTTCTACCCCAGCCTGATCAA GGAGGGCTCGGTGATGCTGCAGCTCGACGTGGACACGGACAAGGGCGGCCTGAGCGTCAACAAGAACTTCCTGGTGGATTTCGGCAAGGAGCCCAACGGGCCGTGCCTGGCGCACGAGATCCGCTTCCCCGGCGGCGATGCCAAATCCGTGACCCTGCCCTGA
- the LOC136568323 gene encoding methanethiol oxidase-like isoform X1: MAGKCGACGPGYPSPLEAMKGPREQLLYLPCIYRNTGIGIPDFLATVDVDPKSPRYCQVIHRLPMPHVGDELHHSGWNACSSCHGDPGKSRRFLILPSLVSSRIYVVDVATDPRAPKLHKVVEAEELARKANAAFPHTSHCLGSGEILISCLGDPDGNGKGTFVLLDGETFEVKGNWEKGGKIPNLGYDFWYQPRHNVLLSTEWGVPKVLAQGFDPKDVERGHYGRHINVWDWQERRLVQELDLGAGSIPLEIRFLHDPSAAQGFVGCALSGDIRRFHRNPEGKWEAEKVIEVPSKKVQGWLLPEMPGLITDILISLDDRFLYFSNWLHGDVRQYDISDPKNPKLVGQVFLGGSISKGGPVTVVEDRELQDQPEPCVIQGKRIPGGPQMLQLSLDGRRLFVTTSLFSAWDRQFYPGLLAEGSVLLQLDVDTARGGLAVNPEFLLDFGKEPGGPCLAHEVRYPGGDCTSDIWL; the protein is encoded by the exons ATGG caggaaaatgcGGAGCGTGTGGGCCGGGCTATCCCAGCCCTCTGGAGGCCATGAAAG GGCCCCGGGAGCAGCTGCTGTACCTGCCCTGCATCTACCGGAACACCGGGATCGGCATTCCCGACTTCCTGGCCACCGTGGACgtggatcccaaatcccctcggTACTGCCAG GTGATCCACCGGCTGCCCATGCCGCACGTGGGGGACGAGCTGCACCACTCGGGCTGGAacgcctgcagcagctgccacgGGGACCCCGGCAAATCCCGGCGCTTCCTGATCCTGCCCAGCCTCGTCTCCTCCCGCATCTACGTCGTGGACGTGGCAACCGATCCCAGGGCTCCCAAACTCCACAAG GTGGTGGAAGCCGAGGAGCTGGCGCGGAAGGCGAACGCCGCGTTCCCGCACACTTCCCACTGCCTGGGCTCCGGGGAGATCCTCATCAGCTGCCTGGGGGATCCTGATGGCAACGGAAAAG GCACTTTTGTCCTCCTGGATGGAGAAACCTTCGAAGTGAAAGGAAATtgggagaaaggaggaaaaatcccaaatctggGCTACGACTTCTGGTACCAGCCCCGGCACAACGTCCTGCTCAGCACCGAGTGGGGCGTCCCCAAAGTCCTGGCCCAGGGGTTCGATCCCAAGGATGTGGAGCGAG ggcaCTACGGGCGGCACATCAACGTGTGGGACTGGCAGGAGCGGCGCCTGGTGCAGGAGCTGGACCTGGGCGCGGGCTCCATCCCGCTGGAAATCCGGTTCCTGCACGATCCCAGCGCTGCCCAGGGCTTCgtgggctgtgccctgagcGGGGACATCCGCAGGTTCCACAGGAACCCC gagggaaaatgggaagcGGAGAAGGTGATTgaggtgcccagcaagaaagtCCAAGGATGGCTCCTCCCGGAGATGCCAG GGCTGATCACGGACATCCTGATTTCCCTGGACGACAGATTCCTGTACTTCAGCAACTGGCTGCACGGGGACGTGCGGCAGTACGACATCTccgaccccaaaaaccccaaactggtggggcag GTTTTTCTGGGAGGCAGCATCTCCAAAGGGGGACCTGTGACCGTGGTGGAGGATCGGGAATTGCAGGATCAGCCGGAGCCGTGCGTGATCCAG GGGAAGCGGATCCCGGGGGGGCCGcagatgctgcagctgagcctggaCGGGCGCCGGCTCTTCGTGACCACGTCCCTGTTCAGCGCCTGGGACCGGCAGTTCTACCCCGGCCTGCTCGC ggagggctcggtgctgctgcagctggacgTGGACACGGCGCGGGGAGGCCTGGCCGTCAATCCCGAATTcctgctggattttgggaaggagccGGGCGGGCCCTGCCTGGCGCACGAGGTGCGGTACCCGGGGGGGGACTGCACCTCCGACATCTGGCTGTGA
- the LOC136568323 gene encoding methanethiol oxidase-like isoform X3: MAGKCGACGPGYPSPLEAMKGPREQLLYLPCIYRNTGIGIPDFLATVDVDPKSPRYCQVIHRLPMPHVGDELHHSGWNACSSCHGDPGKSRRFLILPSLVSSRIYVVDVATDPRAPKLHKVVEAEELARKANAAFPHTSHCLGSGEILISCLGDPDGNGKGTFVLLDGETFEVKGNWEKGGKIPNLGYDFWYQPRHNVLLSTEWGVPKVLAQGFDPKDVERGHYGRHINVWDWQERRLVQELDLGAGSIPLEIRFLHDPSAAQGFVGCALSGDIRRFHRNPEGKWEAEKVIEVPSKKVQGWLLPEMPGLITDILISLDDRFLYFSNWLHGDVRQYDISDPKNPKLVGQVFLGGSISKGGPVTVVEDRELQDQPEPCVIQGKRIPGGPQMLQLSLDGRRLFVTTSLFSAWDRQFYPGLLA, translated from the exons ATGG caggaaaatgcGGAGCGTGTGGGCCGGGCTATCCCAGCCCTCTGGAGGCCATGAAAG GGCCCCGGGAGCAGCTGCTGTACCTGCCCTGCATCTACCGGAACACCGGGATCGGCATTCCCGACTTCCTGGCCACCGTGGACgtggatcccaaatcccctcggTACTGCCAG GTGATCCACCGGCTGCCCATGCCGCACGTGGGGGACGAGCTGCACCACTCGGGCTGGAacgcctgcagcagctgccacgGGGACCCCGGCAAATCCCGGCGCTTCCTGATCCTGCCCAGCCTCGTCTCCTCCCGCATCTACGTCGTGGACGTGGCAACCGATCCCAGGGCTCCCAAACTCCACAAG GTGGTGGAAGCCGAGGAGCTGGCGCGGAAGGCGAACGCCGCGTTCCCGCACACTTCCCACTGCCTGGGCTCCGGGGAGATCCTCATCAGCTGCCTGGGGGATCCTGATGGCAACGGAAAAG GCACTTTTGTCCTCCTGGATGGAGAAACCTTCGAAGTGAAAGGAAATtgggagaaaggaggaaaaatcccaaatctggGCTACGACTTCTGGTACCAGCCCCGGCACAACGTCCTGCTCAGCACCGAGTGGGGCGTCCCCAAAGTCCTGGCCCAGGGGTTCGATCCCAAGGATGTGGAGCGAG ggcaCTACGGGCGGCACATCAACGTGTGGGACTGGCAGGAGCGGCGCCTGGTGCAGGAGCTGGACCTGGGCGCGGGCTCCATCCCGCTGGAAATCCGGTTCCTGCACGATCCCAGCGCTGCCCAGGGCTTCgtgggctgtgccctgagcGGGGACATCCGCAGGTTCCACAGGAACCCC gagggaaaatgggaagcGGAGAAGGTGATTgaggtgcccagcaagaaagtCCAAGGATGGCTCCTCCCGGAGATGCCAG GGCTGATCACGGACATCCTGATTTCCCTGGACGACAGATTCCTGTACTTCAGCAACTGGCTGCACGGGGACGTGCGGCAGTACGACATCTccgaccccaaaaaccccaaactggtggggcag GTTTTTCTGGGAGGCAGCATCTCCAAAGGGGGACCTGTGACCGTGGTGGAGGATCGGGAATTGCAGGATCAGCCGGAGCCGTGCGTGATCCAG GGGAAGCGGATCCCGGGGGGGCCGcagatgctgcagctgagcctggaCGGGCGCCGGCTCTTCGTGACCACGTCCCTGTTCAGCGCCTGGGACCGGCAGTTCTACCCCGGCCTGCTCGCGTGA